A genomic window from Prunus persica cultivar Lovell chromosome G2, Prunus_persica_NCBIv2, whole genome shotgun sequence includes:
- the LOC18785963 gene encoding probable LRR receptor-like serine/threonine-protein kinase At3g47570, producing the protein MAERVLFNIAQGIIQRLGSHAFEEIGLIWGVEDELRKLKEKVAQLQAVLLDAEQKQANNNEVKVWFESVEDAVYEADDVLDEFHTEAQWRQMVSGNNTVSKQLQYSSIGTAGAAQTNITTDQSALLALKSHIPSDPHNILVNWSTTTSVCNWVGVTCGARHLRVSVLNLSYMGLSGTIPPPLGNLSFLVELDLRNNSFHGTLPKELSYLHRLKFINFGYNNFMGSIPSWFGSFPKLQNFSLYGNQFSGSIPTTIFNLSTLQLLDLGANKLSGAIPREIGNLTMLKAIRLDSNKFNEIPQEISFLHQLEKLYVQFNALKGPVPVAIFNMSSLTTLTLFRNSLSGGLPDNIWQCTKLLTLSLGENNFSGSIPKNIGNSTMMKEIFLNYNTLTGTIPDKIGDLPNLEILSFVGNNLNGPIPSSIFNISTIREMSLSFNHLSGSLPANIGLGLPNLQRLYIAANDLSGVIPNLSNASMLARIDLGHNSFTGFLPSTLCALTNLQSLRLPNNNLTIDTSTPEANTLSCLANLGNLTRISMAANPFNARLDDSFRNCSTSPLQYIYLYNCNMRGNIPIGIGNLSGLINLNLGYNQLSGSIPTSLGRLGNLQALFLNDNKLRGYIPYQLCQLDNLAYLYLGSNKLSGSIPSCLGNRTASLRNLSLESNSLSSTIPSTFWRLAYILHVNLSSNSLIGPLSQDIGNLKVVLEVDLSNNHLSGIIPSTIGVLQNLANLSLANNNLEGPIPSAFDGLLSLEQLDLSRNNLSGVIPKSLEALSLLKYMDLSFNRLQGEIPTGGPFQNFSAQSFVSNKALCGAARLQVPPCKNDTPEPNWRKAKIIIPLIISVILFVACISIFVLRRKRNVEVAREATSLPQLLWRRVSHLELLRGTNGFNENNLLGKGGFGSVYKGTLSDGIDVAVKVFNLQLEGAFKSFDRECEMLSNICHRNLIKIISCCSEVDFKALVLKYMPNGSLEKWLYSQNSLNILHRLNVMIDAASALEYLHHGYSIPIVHCDMKPSNILLDDDMVAHVADFGISKLLGGGDSNTQTMTLATVGYMAPEYGLEGMVSTRGDVYSFGIVVMETFTRRKPTDEMFDGEMNIKQWIANSLVLPDGKIDEVVDANLLGIGAEQEDDDLVRKRDCILAIMRLALTCCAELPEERISMKEVVATLNKIKTKFLKEAAARRGVLLNRPLV; encoded by the exons ATGGCAGAAAGAGTCCTCTTCAACATTGCACAAGGGATCATTCAAAGGTTGGGCTCCCATGCTTTTGAAGAGATTGGATTGATTTGGGGTGTCGAAGATGAGCTCCGAAAGCTTAAGGAAAAAGTTGCCCAACTCCAGGCTGTTCTTCTTGATGCTGAGCAAAAACAAGCCAACAATAATGAAGTCAAAGTGTGGTTTGAAAGCGTAGAAGATGCAGTTTATGAAGCTGATGACGTGCTCGATGAGTTTCATACTGAAGCCCAGTGGAGACAAATGGTATCTGGAAATAATACTGTTTCAAAGCAG CTGCAGTACAGTTCTATAGGCACAGCAGGTGCAGCACAAACCAACATCACCACGGACCAGTCTGCTCTTCTTGCTCTCAAATCTCATATCCCTAGTGACCCTCACAACATCTTGGTCAACTGGTCAACCACCACCTCCGTTTGCAATTGGGTTGGAGTTACTTGTGGCGCTCGCCACCTCAGAGTTTCAGTCTTGAACCTCTCTTACATGGGACTTTCCGGCACCATTCCTCCACCCCTCGGCAACCTCTCATTTCTTGTGGAGCTGGACTTAAGAAACAACAGCTTTCATGGCACCTTGCCCAAGGAATTGTCCTATTTGCATCGCCTGAAGTTTATTAACTTCGGATACAACAATTTTATGGGATCCATTCCATCGTGGTTTGGGTCCTTCCCCAAACTTCAAAACTTTTCTTTGTATGGCAATCAGTTTTCAGGTTCCATACCCACGACTATTTTCAACTTATCAACATTGCAATTACTTGATCTAGGGGCTAACAAACTATCAG GTGCAATACCTAGAGAAATAGGGAACTTAACAATGTTGAAGGCGATACGCCTTGACTCCAACAAATTCAACG AAATTCCACAAGAGATCAGCTTTTTACATCAGCTGGAGAAGTTGTATGTGCAATTCAATGCCCTAAAAGGCCCTGTTCCTGTGGCTATTTTCAACATGTCTTCTTTGACTACGTTGACTCTATTTAGAAACAGCTTGAGTGGTGGTCTTCCAGACAATATATGGCAATGCACAAAGCTTCTTACACTATCACTGGGGGAAAACAATTTCAGTGGAAGCataccaaaaaatattgggAACTCAACAATGATGAAGGAGATATTCCTTAACTACAATACTTTGACTG GCACTATACCAGACAAGATCGGTGATCTTCCAAATTTAGAGATTTTGTCATTTGTAGGTAACAATCTCAATGGCCCCATCCCATCCTCAATCTTCAATATCTCCACGATAAGAGAAATGTCGCTTTCTTTTAATCACCTATCGGGTAGCCTCCCAGCAAACATAGGCCTTGGGCTTCCAAACCTACAACGCCTTTATATAGCAGCAAATGACCTCAGTGGAGTAATCCCCAACCTCTCCAATGCTTCTATGCTCGCGAGGATAGATTTGGGCCACAACTCATTTACCGGGTTTCTTCCAAGCACGCTATGTGCCTTAACAAACCTTCAGTCGCTTAGGTTACCCAATAATAATTTGACGATTGATACTTCGACTCCAGAAGCAAACACTCTCTCTTGTTTGGCTAATCTTGGAAATTTGACAAGAATATCCATGGCCGCTAATCCGTTTAATGCCAGACTTGATGATTCCTTTCGGAATTGCTCTACATCGCCGCttcaatatatttatttatacaattGCAACATGAGGGGTAACATTCCCATTGGTATTGGCAACTTGAGCGGCTTGATAAACTTAAATCTGGGATACAATCAATTGAGTGGATCAATTCCAACTTCATTGGGAAGACTAGGGAATCTCCAAGCTTTGTTCTTGAATGATAACAAGTTGCGAGGGTACATCCCCTACCAACTTTGTCAATTAGATAACCTAGCTTACTTATATTTGGGTAGTAATAAGCTCTCTGGATCTATACCTTCCTGCTTGGGAAATCGAACCGCGTCTCTAAGAAATCTATCACTGGAGTCCAATTCGTTGAGTTCCACAATACCATCTACTTTTTGGAGACTTGCCTATATCTTGCATGTAAACTTATCATCCAATTCTCTAATTGGACCTCTCTCACAAGATATTGGAAACTTGAAAGTTGTCCTAGAGGTAGATTTATCAAATAACCATTTATCTGGTATTATACCAAGCACTATTGGGGTTCTTCAGAATTTGGCTAATCTCTCCTTggcaaataataatttagaagGTCCTATTCCAAGTGCATTTGACGGCTTGCTAAGCCTGGAACAATTGGATTTATCTAGAAACAATCTGTCTGGAGTGATTCCCAAGTCTTTAGAAGCTCTGTCACTTCTCAAGTATATGGATTTGTCTTTCAACAGGCTCCAAGGAGAAATTCCAACTGGTGGACCCTTCCAAAACTTCTCCGCTCAATCATTTGTCTCAAACAAAGCACTCTGTGGTGCAGCCCGACTTCAGGTTCCACCATGCAAAAATGATACACCTGAACCAAATTGGAGGAAAGCTAAAATTATCATCCCATTGATCATATCAGTAATTCTCTTTGTGGCCTGTATATCTATCTTTGTACTACGCAGGAAAAGGAATGTGGAAGTTGCAAGAGAGGCTACCTCGTTGCCTCAACTTCTTTGGAGAAGAGTTTCACATCTAGAACTTCTAAGGGGCACAAATGGATTTAATGAAAACAACCTACTTGGAAAGGGGGGTTTTGGTTCAGTATATAAAGGGACACTTTCAGATGGAATAGATGTTGCAGTAAAGGTTTTTAATTTACAGCTAGAAGGGGCTTTCAAGAGTTTTGATAGGGAATGTGAAATGCTAAGCAATATTTGTCATCGAAACCTTATCAAAATCATCAGCTGTTGCAGTGAAGTTGATTTCAAAGCCTTGGTACTCAAATACATGCCTAATGGGAGCCTTGAGAAGTGGTTGTACTCTCAAAATTCTCTGAATATCTTACATAGGTTGAACGTAATGATAGATGCTGCATCTGCACTGGAATACCTACACCATGGTTATTCAATACCTATTGTGCACTGTGATATGAAGCCAAGCAATATACTACTGGATGATGATATGGTTGCACATGTTGCTGATTTTGGAATTTCAAAACTCTTGGGTGGAGGAGATTCTAATACCCAAACCATGACTCTAGCCACTGTTGGGTATATGGCTCCAG AGTATGGATTGGAAGGAATGGTTTCAACAAGAGGGGATGTGTACAGTTTCGGAATTGTAGTGATGGAAACATTCACAAGAAGGAAGCCAACAGATGAGATGTTTGATGGGGAAATGAATATAAAGCAATGGATTGCAAACTCACTAGTATTACCAGATGGAAAGATAGATGAAGTTGTGGATGCCAACTTGCTTGGGATTGGGGCAGAGCAGGAAGATGATGATCTTGTGAGGAAGAGGGATTGCATATTAGCCATTATGAGATTAGCTCTTACTTGTTGTGCAGAATTACCAGAAGAAAGGATAAGTATGAAAGAAGTTGTAGCCACACTCAACAAAATCAAGACAAAGTTTTTGAAGGAAGCTGCTGCAAGAAGAGGTGTGCTGTTAAACCGTCCTCTTGTTTAG